Proteins from one Cryptomeria japonica chromosome 4, Sugi_1.0, whole genome shotgun sequence genomic window:
- the LOC131074085 gene encoding peroxidase 5-like yields the protein MEMKVGYYRQTCPEAEEIISETVAKAVKANPGVAAALIRMHFHDCFVRGCDGSILLDSSDDTAEKDPPVNNPSLRGYDIIDEAKCWWTILGCSRWTKRLKGISRIRGHMVTLSGAHSIGVSHCSSFTGDHLYNFSGRGGQDPSMDSKYALQLKAKCPSSASNDTVVPLDRLTPTKQVNINAKYPKIWRENFGRAMIKMGAIDVLTGSQGEIRKQCHVPN from the exons ATGGAGATGAAGGTGGGTTATTATCGCCAAACATGCCCTGAGGCCGAGGAGATTATCAGTGAAACTGTTGCCAAAGCTGTTAAAGCCAATCCTGGTGTAGCAGCTGCTCTCATAAGGatgcatttccatgattgctttgtaAGA GGTTGCGATGGATCAATTCTCCTTGATTCCTCAGACGACACAGCAGAGAAGGACCCACCCGTCAACAACCCAAGCCTGAGGGGCTACGACATTATTGATGAAGCCAAAT GCTGGTGGACTATTTTGGGCTGTTCAAGGTGGACGAAGAGACTGAAGGGTATCTCTCGCATCAGAGGTCACATGGTCACTCTCTCAG GGGCCCATTCAATTGGGGTTTCTCACTGTAGTTCGTTCACCGGAGATCATCTGTATAACTTCAGCGGCCGAGGCGGTCAAGATCCTTCCATGGACTCTAAATATGCTCTTCAGCTCAAGGCCAAATGCCCCTCTTCAGCTTCAAACGACACCGTTGTTCCACTGGATCGTCTCACTCCCACTAA ACAGGTAAACATTAACGCCAAGTACCCCAAGATTTGGAGGGAAAATTTTGGAAGGGCAATGATAAAGATGGGTGCAATTGACGTGTTGACGGGATCGCAGGGAGagataaggaaacagtgccatgtCCCCAACTAG